Sequence from the Streptomyces mobaraensis NBRC 13819 = DSM 40847 genome:
CCTCCTCCGCCGAGGACCGCTGGCGGCGGGGTCGGAACGGGGGTGAGGCGGTGGGCGGTGCCCGGAGGGGAGGGGCCGGTCCGTCGGCCGGACCTTGTGCCCGCCGTGGGAACGGGCTCCGGCACCGGGCGCGCCGAGTACGGCCGGAGGCCCGCTCGGGCGGCTCCCAGGGGGTGTGACGCACACCGTTGCACGGCGCGCGGGCCTCGCGCGCCCGCCTTCGGCGCCGCGAACGCGCCGGACCCGCCCGCCGGTTCCCTCCGCCGCGCCCGCGTGCGGCTGCCGGTGGTGGTGCGGCGTCCCGAGGCGTCCCGAGGCGCCCGGAGGCGCCCGGAGGCGCCCCGGAACCGGCGGCGACGGCCGCTCGATCGCCGGTCCCGGGGCCGACCGGACCCACCGCGCCGTGTCGGCGACGCCCCGGCCCGCAGGCCGGGGGATAACCCCACCGCGGCGCCGGAGGCGCTCCGGATGGCTCCCCGCGCACCCCGCCGCCGATGCTGAAGCCCATGAAACGGCACCACACCACCGCGCTTCTGAGCCTGTTCCTCTGCATGGGCACGGCCACGACCCCGGCCCTCGCCGCAGGACCCGCCACATCCGCCATATCCGCCACATCCGCCTCTGCCGACCGCGCGGATGAAGCCGTCGTGAAGGCGATCGGACGCGCCGCCCACCCCCTCCGGACCACTGAACCCGGCGGGCCGGACGGCGATCTGCGCGCCCTGGACCGCGTGGTGGGGGACGCACGCGTGGTGGGGATCGGCGAGGCGACGCACGGGTCGCACGAGTTCTTCGCGCTCAAGCAGCGCGTCTTCCGGCACCTGGTGCGCGAGCGGGGGTTCCGCACCTACGCGCTGGAAGCGCCGTGGAGCACCGGACTCCGGCTGAACGACTACGTGCTGCACGGGAAAGGCGACCCGCGCCGCATCATGCGCGAGGACTTCCAGGACTCCTACCTCCTCTGGAACACCCGGGAATACCTCTCGCTGATCCAGTGGATGCGCTCCTGGAACCTCGCCCACCCCGGCGACCCCGTCCGCTTCATGGGCAATGACGTCGCCTACGCCGGCCCGGACCTCTACGACCGCGTCCTCGACTACGTACGGCGCGCCCACCCGGCCGTCCTGCCCGAACTGACCGCGCTCTACCGGGACCTGCGGCCCACCGGACCCTCCGGTCCCTACCTGCGCGACTACCTCACCCGCCCGCTCGCCGAGCGCCGGGAGCGCGCCGCCCTCGCCACCCGCGCCCTCGACCTCCTGCGGAAGCAGCGGCCCGCGCCCGGCCGGGCGGCCGGGGAAGCGTACCGGTGGGCCGTCCGGAACGCGCTCGCGATCCGGCAGACCGCCGATCAGTACGCCTTCGACTTCACCGGCCAGGACGGCGTCACGGCCGGAATGCGCTACCGCGACCGGGTGATGGCCGACAACACCGCCTGGTGGCAGGAGAACACCGGCGGCAAGGTCCTGCTCTCCGCCCACAATGGCCACATCGGTTACCGCAGCGGCGACCCGGTGAACTACCCCAAGACACAAGGCGCGTTCCTCCGCGACCGGCTCGGCGCACGCTACGTCTCCGTCGGACTCACCTTCCACCACGGGACGTTCAACGGCGTCGGGGCCGACGACGCCATGCTGGACGCGAACGTCCGGCGGTTCACCGTGGCCGCCGCGCCCGGCGGCAACGAGGACACCCTCGACCGCGTCCGCCACCGCGACTACCTGCTCGACCTGCGCACGGCCCCCGCCCCGGCCCGCGACTGGCTGCGCGCGCCGCGCACCGCGCTCGACTACGGCACCGCCTACCCCGCACAGCAGAAGCCGGTCGCCCTGGCCCGCACCTTCGACGCGCTGATCCACCTGCACTCCGTACGGGCCTCGGACCGCCTCCCGGCGGGCGAGGGCGGCTGAGCCGCAAGCCTCTTGACCGCGCCCGGCGCCCGGCCGCGCCCCCGCGCGCCCGGGAACGCCACGGCTCCCCACCGACGGGTGGTTTGAACGCACCCGTCCCGTCGCGCGCCGCCCCGCGCGCCAGACTGGCCGGAGGACGACCCGATGATCCGATCGGGATCCGGGCGGACCGCGCTAGGGGGACGAGATGGCCGTCGGCACCGTGCTGTTCGCGCTCGACCAGGACCCGCGGGACCAGGGCGCGCGCGGCGAGCAGCTCCGCAGGATCCGCGCCGCCCTGGAAGCCGACGGGCTGGAGGTGCGCTGGGCCGGCACCGCGGCCGACGCCCGCGCCGTGCTGCGCACCGAGGCGGGCCTCGCCGCCGCCGTGGTGGCCTGGGACCTGGCCGCCGGCCGCCACCCGGCGGAGGAGCCGGGCGGCGCGTCCGTCCTCCGCGGCGTCGGACGGCGGTTCAAGGACCTGCCCGTCTTCCTCGTCCTCACCGACGAGGCCGACGAGGACCTCGACCGGCTGCCCCTGTGGGTCGCGGAGAGCGTCGTCGGCTACGTCTGGCCGCTGGAGGACACCCCCGGGTTCATCGCCGGCCGGATCTCCGCCGCCGCCCGCGCCTACCGGGAGGCGGTACTCCCGCCGTTCTTCAGGGCACTGCGCCGCTTCGACGACGCG
This genomic interval carries:
- a CDS encoding erythromycin esterase family protein, yielding MKRHHTTALLSLFLCMGTATTPALAAGPATSAISATSASADRADEAVVKAIGRAAHPLRTTEPGGPDGDLRALDRVVGDARVVGIGEATHGSHEFFALKQRVFRHLVRERGFRTYALEAPWSTGLRLNDYVLHGKGDPRRIMREDFQDSYLLWNTREYLSLIQWMRSWNLAHPGDPVRFMGNDVAYAGPDLYDRVLDYVRRAHPAVLPELTALYRDLRPTGPSGPYLRDYLTRPLAERRERAALATRALDLLRKQRPAPGRAAGEAYRWAVRNALAIRQTADQYAFDFTGQDGVTAGMRYRDRVMADNTAWWQENTGGKVLLSAHNGHIGYRSGDPVNYPKTQGAFLRDRLGARYVSVGLTFHHGTFNGVGADDAMLDANVRRFTVAAAPGGNEDTLDRVRHRDYLLDLRTAPAPARDWLRAPRTALDYGTAYPAQQKPVALARTFDALIHLHSVRASDRLPAGEGG